Proteins found in one Flavobacteriales bacterium genomic segment:
- a CDS encoding alkyl hydroperoxide reductase has protein sequence MRLSLQLAAAYNLMWGLWVGLFPYHFFEICHLELPNYPMIWQGMGMVIGVYGLGYWWASYDPIRHWPIVAVGFLGKILGPAGFLFNYSIGIAPGAFGYTLITNDLLWWIPFGAILWHVHKKTKWKLAD, from the coding sequence ATGAGGTTAAGTTTACAACTCGCAGCAGCATACAATCTGATGTGGGGCCTTTGGGTTGGACTCTTTCCCTATCATTTCTTTGAGATTTGCCATTTAGAGCTTCCTAATTACCCCATGATATGGCAAGGAATGGGAATGGTCATTGGAGTTTACGGTCTGGGTTATTGGTGGGCCAGCTACGATCCCATTCGGCATTGGCCTATTGTTGCCGTCGGTTTCCTCGGAAAAATACTAGGTCCAGCCGGATTTCTTTTCAATTATTCGATCGGTATTGCTCCAGGGGCTTTTGGTTATACTTTGATAACCAACGACCTATTGTGGTGGATTCCCTTTGGAGCTATCTTGTGGCATGTGCACAAAAAGACGAAATGGAAACTGGCCGATTAA